From Pseudomonas alcaligenes, a single genomic window includes:
- a CDS encoding HAD-IA family hydrolase: protein MRDYRVLIFDWDGTLVDSIGRIVAAMHLASAVCGLPRLEDEAVKGIIGLALPEAIAQLYPDLDDPLLSERFRLAYSEQYLLLEHEPSPLFPGVAESLEAFRAQGYRLAVATGKSRHGLHRVLEGRGWLDYFDITRCADETASKPHPLMLQEILAHLRLSPGQALMVGDSVFDLQMANNAGMDAVAVGFGAQPLESLRACGPRLAINEFSELRTWLGSGVSARTSEEGVYVG, encoded by the coding sequence GTGCGTGACTATCGGGTGCTGATCTTCGATTGGGACGGTACGCTGGTGGACTCCATCGGCCGTATTGTTGCGGCCATGCACCTGGCGTCCGCCGTCTGTGGCCTGCCGCGCCTCGAAGATGAGGCGGTCAAGGGCATCATCGGGCTGGCCCTGCCGGAGGCGATCGCTCAGCTGTACCCCGATCTGGATGATCCGTTGCTGAGTGAGCGTTTCCGCTTGGCTTATAGCGAGCAGTACCTGCTGCTGGAGCATGAGCCTTCGCCGCTGTTTCCGGGAGTGGCTGAGTCGCTGGAGGCGTTTCGTGCCCAGGGCTACCGTTTGGCGGTGGCGACCGGCAAGAGCCGTCATGGCTTGCACCGAGTGCTGGAGGGGCGTGGCTGGCTGGATTATTTCGATATCACCCGTTGCGCCGATGAGACCGCGAGCAAGCCGCATCCGTTGATGCTGCAGGAGATTCTGGCGCATTTGCGTTTGTCTCCCGGGCAGGCTCTGATGGTGGGTGATTCGGTGTTCGACCTGCAGATGGCGAACAATGCCGGTATGGATGCGGTGGCTGTGGGTTTTGGTGCGCAGCCGCTGGAGAGCCTGCGGGCCTGCGGGCCGCGTCTGGCGATTAACGAGTTTTCCGAGTTGCGCACCTGGCTGGGGTCGGGTGTGTCGGCCAGAACCAGTGAGGAGGGTGTGTATGTCGGATGA
- the rpmF gene encoding 50S ribosomal protein L32, whose protein sequence is MAVQQNKKSRSARDMRRSHDALEASTLSVEKSTGEVHLRHHVSPEGFYRGRKVIDKGADE, encoded by the coding sequence ATGGCTGTTCAGCAGAACAAAAAATCCCGCTCTGCCCGCGACATGCGTCGTTCCCATGATGCTCTCGAGGCCAGCACCCTGTCCGTCGAGAAGAGCACCGGTGAAGTTCACCTGCGCCACCACGTATCTCCGGAAGGCTTCTACCGTGGTCGCAAAGTGATCGACAAGGGCGCCGACGAGTAA
- the mltG gene encoding endolytic transglycosylase MltG, translating into MIRTLLRLLAAGLLLAVLALGGAAWRLHMALEQPLQLSAERLIEVVPGDTPSGVLNRLQAESVLDGAFWLRLYWRFNLPGQALHSGEYRLTPQLSARDLLGLWQRGEVVQYSLTLVEGWNFRQVRAALARQTALTHLLAELDDQALMARLGLPGVNPEGHFFPDTYRYVRGMSDLDLLKAALARLQLVLDEEWAQRADNLPYATPYDALIMASMVEKETGVPEERGQIAGVFVRRLGIGMRLQTDPTVIYGLGERYTGNLTRAHLLSPSPYNTYLIDGMPPTPIALVGREAIRAALHPVAGNSLYFVARGDGSHVFSDSLDAHNRAVREFQLKRRSDYRSSPKLDKDNP; encoded by the coding sequence GTGATTCGCACGTTATTGCGGCTGCTGGCCGCCGGCCTGCTGCTGGCCGTGCTGGCGCTGGGTGGCGCCGCCTGGCGCCTGCATATGGCGCTGGAGCAACCGCTGCAGTTGTCGGCCGAGCGCCTGATCGAAGTCGTACCGGGCGATACCCCGAGCGGGGTGCTCAACCGTCTGCAGGCCGAATCGGTGCTGGACGGCGCCTTCTGGCTACGCCTGTACTGGCGCTTCAACCTGCCGGGCCAGGCCCTGCACAGCGGTGAGTATCGCCTTACGCCGCAGCTCAGCGCCCGCGATCTGCTGGGGCTGTGGCAGCGTGGCGAGGTGGTGCAGTACAGCCTGACCCTGGTCGAGGGCTGGAACTTCCGCCAGGTGCGCGCTGCCCTGGCCCGCCAGACGGCACTCACCCACCTGCTCGCCGAACTGGACGATCAGGCATTGATGGCGCGCCTGGGCTTGCCCGGTGTCAATCCGGAAGGGCACTTTTTCCCCGATACCTACCGCTATGTGCGCGGCATGAGCGACCTCGATCTGCTCAAGGCAGCGCTGGCTCGCCTGCAACTGGTGTTGGACGAGGAGTGGGCGCAGCGCGCCGACAACCTGCCTTACGCCACCCCCTACGATGCGCTGATCATGGCTTCGATGGTGGAGAAGGAAACCGGCGTGCCGGAAGAGCGTGGGCAGATCGCCGGGGTGTTCGTCAGGCGCCTGGGCATCGGCATGCGCCTGCAGACCGACCCGACGGTGATCTACGGCCTTGGCGAGCGTTACACTGGCAACCTGACCCGCGCTCACCTGCTCAGCCCCAGCCCTTACAACACCTACCTGATCGATGGCATGCCGCCAACGCCGATTGCCCTGGTCGGGCGCGAGGCGATCCGCGCCGCGCTGCATCCGGTGGCCGGCAACAGCCTGTATTTCGTCGCGCGTGGCGACGGCAGCCATGTATTCTCGGACAGCCTGGACGCGCACAACCGCGCCGTGCGCGAGTTCCAGCTCAAGCGCCGCAGCGATTACCGCTCCAGCCCCAAACTCGACAAGGACAATCCGTGA
- the fabD gene encoding ACP S-malonyltransferase, giving the protein MSTSLAFVFPGQGSQSLGMLAELGAQQSLVRDTFGEAADALGYDLWALIQQGPEERLNETDKTQPAILAASIALWRLWLAEGGARPAFVAGHSLGEYSALVAAGSLGFAEAVKLVELRGQLMQQAVPAGQGGMAAILGLEDADVLAACAEAAQGEVVSAVNFNAPGQVVIAGAAAAVERAIEACKARGAKRAMPLPVSVPSHCALMRPAAEKFAEAVAALAWQAPQIALVQNVSAAVAGDLDSLKRDLLAQLYSPVRWVESIQLLAGQGVTDLVECGPGKVLAGLNKRCVKGINTHNLDSVDAFAAARAALV; this is encoded by the coding sequence ATGTCTACCTCCCTCGCATTTGTCTTCCCTGGCCAAGGTTCGCAGTCGCTGGGCATGCTGGCTGAGCTGGGCGCGCAACAGTCGCTGGTGCGCGATACCTTCGGCGAAGCCGCCGATGCGCTCGGTTACGACCTTTGGGCGCTGATCCAGCAGGGGCCGGAAGAGCGTCTCAACGAGACCGACAAGACCCAGCCAGCCATCCTGGCCGCCTCCATTGCCCTGTGGCGCCTGTGGCTGGCCGAGGGCGGGGCGCGCCCGGCATTCGTGGCCGGTCACAGCCTGGGTGAGTACTCGGCGCTGGTCGCCGCTGGCAGCCTGGGCTTCGCCGAAGCGGTCAAGCTGGTCGAGCTGCGTGGCCAGCTGATGCAGCAGGCGGTACCGGCGGGGCAGGGCGGCATGGCGGCGATCCTCGGTCTGGAAGATGCCGATGTGCTGGCGGCTTGTGCCGAGGCGGCTCAGGGCGAGGTGGTCAGTGCGGTGAACTTCAACGCGCCGGGCCAGGTCGTGATTGCCGGGGCTGCCGCCGCTGTCGAGCGCGCGATCGAGGCGTGCAAGGCACGTGGCGCCAAGCGCGCGATGCCGCTGCCGGTCAGCGTGCCGTCGCACTGCGCGCTGATGCGTCCGGCTGCGGAAAAATTCGCCGAGGCCGTGGCTGCTCTGGCCTGGCAGGCGCCGCAGATTGCCCTGGTGCAGAACGTCAGTGCGGCGGTCGCCGGTGACCTCGACAGCCTCAAGCGCGATCTGCTGGCGCAGCTGTACAGCCCGGTACGCTGGGTTGAGAGTATTCAGCTGCTGGCCGGGCAGGGTGTCACCGATCTGGTCGAGTGCGGCCCTGGCAAGGTGCTGGCCGGTTTGAACAAGCGCTGCGTGAAAGGTATCAATACCCACAATCTGGACAGCGTGGACGCCTTCGCGGCGGCCCGTGCGGCCCTGGTTTGA
- a CDS encoding nucleoside triphosphate pyrophosphatase: MLPLVLASSSPYRRELLSRLRQPFTWSAPAIDETPLPRESADALVRRLAESKARALAEVHPNHLIIGSDQVAVLGEQILGKPNDFARARCQLLAASGASVTFLTGLALLNSASGACQVDAVAFTVHFRQLSEEQIDRYLEAEQPYDCAGSFKAEGLGVSLFRATEGEDATSLVGLPLISLVGMLNAQGLQIP; this comes from the coding sequence ATGCTGCCTCTGGTGCTCGCCTCAAGTTCGCCCTATCGCCGGGAGCTGCTATCCCGCCTGCGCCAACCCTTCACCTGGAGCGCCCCAGCCATCGACGAGACGCCCCTACCCCGCGAAAGCGCCGACGCTCTGGTGCGCCGCCTGGCCGAGAGCAAGGCACGCGCCCTGGCTGAAGTGCATCCGAATCACCTGATCATCGGCTCGGATCAGGTCGCCGTGCTCGGCGAACAGATTCTCGGCAAGCCCAACGACTTCGCCCGCGCCCGCTGCCAGCTACTGGCCGCCAGCGGCGCCAGCGTCACCTTTCTCACCGGCCTGGCCCTGCTCAACAGCGCCAGCGGTGCCTGCCAGGTCGATGCAGTCGCCTTCACCGTGCACTTCCGCCAGCTCAGCGAAGAACAGATCGACCGCTACCTGGAAGCTGAACAACCCTACGACTGCGCCGGCAGCTTCAAGGCCGAAGGCCTGGGCGTCAGCCTGTTCCGCGCCACCGAGGGCGAGGATGCCACCAGCCTGGTGGGCCTACCCCTGATCAGCCTGGTCGGCATGCTCAACGCACAGGGCCTGCAGATTCCCTGA
- the plsX gene encoding phosphate acyltransferase PlsX — translation MSAPLIAIDAMGGDFGPHCIVPASVACLAEFPSLHLVLVGQAPLLEELIARHPSVDRARLLVEHASEVVGMDERPSQALRGKPDASMRVALELVRSGRAKACVSAGNTGALMALSRYVLKTLPGIDRPAMVSAVPTAKGVCHLLDLGANVDCSAEHLYQFAVMGSVAAETLGVQRPRVALLNVGVEEIKGNQQVKLAASLLQQATGLNYTGFIEGDGLYRGEADVVVCDGFVGNILLKSSEGLASMILARIEALFSEGLAARLIGSMALPLLRRLRSELAPARHNGASFLGLQGIVVKSHGAAGVEGFQSAIRRALVEVRENLPQRLHGRLEDLLL, via the coding sequence TTGTCTGCTCCTCTGATCGCGATCGATGCAATGGGTGGGGACTTCGGTCCCCACTGCATTGTTCCAGCCAGCGTCGCCTGTCTGGCTGAATTCCCCTCGCTACACCTGGTCCTCGTCGGCCAAGCTCCTCTCCTCGAAGAACTGATTGCCCGCCATCCCAGTGTCGATCGCGCACGCCTGCTCGTTGAGCATGCCAGCGAAGTGGTCGGTATGGACGAGCGCCCCTCCCAGGCTTTGCGTGGCAAGCCCGATGCATCCATGCGCGTGGCCCTGGAGTTGGTGCGCAGTGGACGGGCCAAGGCCTGCGTCAGTGCCGGCAATACCGGTGCACTGATGGCGCTGTCGCGTTATGTGCTGAAAACCCTGCCGGGCATCGACCGGCCGGCGATGGTCAGTGCGGTGCCGACGGCCAAGGGCGTCTGCCATCTGCTCGATCTTGGCGCCAACGTCGATTGCAGTGCCGAACACCTCTATCAATTCGCCGTGATGGGCTCGGTGGCAGCCGAGACGCTCGGCGTGCAGCGGCCGCGAGTGGCATTGCTGAACGTGGGGGTTGAGGAGATCAAGGGCAACCAGCAGGTGAAGCTGGCGGCCAGTCTTCTGCAGCAGGCGACCGGGCTCAACTACACCGGCTTCATCGAGGGCGACGGCCTCTATCGTGGCGAGGCCGACGTGGTGGTGTGCGACGGTTTCGTCGGCAACATCCTGCTCAAGTCCAGCGAGGGGCTGGCCTCGATGATCCTGGCGCGCATCGAGGCCCTGTTCAGTGAGGGGCTGGCCGCGCGCCTGATCGGCAGCATGGCGTTGCCTCTGCTGCGCCGCCTGCGCTCGGAGCTGGCGCCTGCGCGGCACAATGGCGCGAGCTTCCTCGGGTTGCAGGGCATTGTGGTGAAAAGCCATGGCGCCGCTGGCGTGGAAGGCTTCCAGAGTGCCATTCGTCGCGCTCTGGTCGAGGTGCGCGAAAATCTTCCGCAGCGCCTGCATGGTCGTCTCGAAGACCTGCTGCTCTAG
- the sppA gene encoding signal peptide peptidase SppA yields the protein MSDEWKASAAAGGDKSWQLLEKTLLAGVEEQRRSRRWGIFFKLLTFIYLFGALALFVPGLNLKKGAAANAEHTALVEVRGMIMADEEASADNIVGSLRAAFEDEKTKGVVLRINSPGGSPVQSGYIYDEIRRLRGEYPKVKVYAVISDLGASGAYYIASAADQIYADKASLVGSIGVTAATFGFVGVMEKVGVDRRVYTSGEHKAFLDPFQPPKAEETQFWQGVLETTHKQFIDSVRKGRGDRLKVDGHPELFSGLIWSGEQALDLGLVDALGSTGYVAREVIGAKEIVDFTRQENPLDRFAKKLGTSVAERLSIWMGFQGPALR from the coding sequence ATGTCGGATGAATGGAAGGCATCGGCTGCGGCGGGCGGCGACAAGAGCTGGCAGTTGCTGGAAAAAACCCTGCTCGCCGGGGTGGAGGAGCAGCGGCGTTCGCGGCGCTGGGGCATCTTTTTCAAGTTGTTGACCTTCATCTACCTGTTCGGTGCGCTGGCGCTGTTTGTGCCGGGGCTGAACCTGAAGAAGGGCGCGGCGGCGAATGCCGAGCACACTGCGCTGGTCGAAGTGCGCGGCATGATCATGGCTGACGAGGAAGCCAGTGCCGACAATATCGTCGGCAGTCTGCGGGCGGCCTTCGAGGACGAGAAGACCAAGGGTGTGGTGCTGCGCATCAATAGCCCAGGCGGCAGTCCGGTGCAGTCCGGCTACATCTATGACGAGATCAGGCGCCTGCGCGGCGAGTACCCGAAGGTCAAGGTGTATGCCGTGATCAGTGATCTGGGGGCTTCCGGCGCCTACTACATCGCCAGTGCGGCCGATCAGATCTATGCCGACAAGGCCAGTCTGGTGGGTTCCATCGGGGTGACGGCGGCGACTTTCGGTTTTGTCGGGGTGATGGAGAAGGTCGGTGTCGATCGTCGGGTCTACACCTCCGGTGAGCACAAGGCGTTCCTCGATCCGTTCCAGCCGCCGAAGGCGGAGGAAACCCAGTTCTGGCAGGGCGTGCTGGAAACCACGCACAAGCAGTTCATCGATAGCGTGAGGAAGGGGCGTGGCGATCGTCTCAAGGTCGATGGGCATCCTGAGCTGTTCTCCGGCCTGATCTGGTCCGGTGAGCAGGCGCTGGATCTGGGGCTGGTCGATGCGCTGGGCAGCACCGGTTACGTGGCGCGCGAAGTGATCGGGGCGAAGGAAATCGTCGACTTTACCCGTCAGGAAAATCCGCTGGATCGTTTTGCCAAGAAGCTCGGTACCAGCGTGGCTGAGCGGCTGTCGATCTGGATGGGCTTCCAGGGGCCGGCCTTGCGCTGA
- the rluC gene encoding 23S rRNA pseudouridine(955/2504/2580) synthase RluC, translated as MTTPTSPTSGVQLLEVAPELAGQRIDNFLLARLKGVPKTLIYRILRKGEVRVNKGRIKPEYKLQAGDIVRVPPLRLAERDEPAPLAQSLLERLEAAIVFEDKTLIVLNKPAGIAVHGGSGLNYGVIEAFRQLRPEAKDIELVHRLDRDTSGLLMIAKKRSMLRHLHEALRGDGVDKRYMALVRGAWPTSKKKVSAPLLKNNLRSGERMVEVNPEGKEALTEFRVLRRFGEFATLVEASPITGRTHQIRVHAKHAGHSIAGDSKYGDDEFTREVRELGGKRLFLHAYALKINLPDGQVLQLEAPVDEVWAQTLEQLGA; from the coding sequence ATGACTACTCCCACTTCTCCAACCTCCGGCGTCCAGCTGCTTGAGGTTGCGCCTGAGCTTGCCGGCCAGCGCATCGACAATTTCCTGCTCGCGCGCCTCAAAGGTGTGCCGAAAACCCTGATCTACCGCATCCTGCGCAAGGGTGAAGTGCGGGTGAACAAGGGGCGGATCAAGCCCGAGTACAAGCTGCAGGCTGGCGATATCGTGCGGGTTCCGCCGCTGCGCCTGGCTGAGCGCGACGAGCCGGCGCCGCTGGCGCAGAGCCTGCTGGAGCGCCTGGAGGCGGCCATCGTCTTCGAGGACAAGACGCTGATCGTGCTGAACAAGCCGGCCGGCATTGCCGTGCATGGCGGCAGTGGTCTGAATTACGGGGTGATCGAAGCCTTCCGTCAGCTGCGCCCGGAGGCCAAGGATATCGAACTGGTGCATCGTCTGGATCGCGATACCTCTGGCCTGCTGATGATCGCCAAGAAGCGCAGCATGCTGCGCCACCTGCACGAGGCGCTGCGCGGCGATGGCGTGGACAAGCGCTACATGGCCCTGGTGCGTGGTGCCTGGCCGACCTCGAAGAAGAAGGTCAGTGCGCCGCTGCTGAAGAACAACCTGCGCTCCGGCGAACGCATGGTCGAGGTCAACCCCGAGGGCAAGGAGGCGCTCACCGAGTTTCGCGTGCTGCGTCGCTTCGGCGAGTTCGCCACCCTGGTCGAGGCCAGTCCGATCACCGGGCGCACCCATCAGATCCGCGTGCATGCCAAGCATGCCGGGCATTCGATTGCTGGCGACAGCAAATACGGCGATGACGAGTTCACTCGCGAAGTGCGCGAACTGGGCGGCAAGCGCCTGTTCCTGCATGCCTATGCGCTGAAGATCAACCTGCCCGATGGGCAGGTGCTGCAGCTGGAGGCGCCGGTCGACGAGGTGTGGGCGCAGACCCTGGAGCAGCTCGGTGCGTGA
- the pabC gene encoding aminodeoxychorismate lyase — MLSWVDGRPAAELSLLDRGLAYGDGLFETIAVRNGKPRLLVRHLVRLTEGAQRLRLELDLAVLEAELLAFCSQLGEGVAKLLVTRGDGLRGYAAPVPAQPRRILLGSPVPAYPSAHAEQGVRLFPCSTRLAEQPLLAGLKHLNRLEQVLARSEWADPAFAEGLLCDNSGRVIEGVFSNLFLVKDGVLLTAALTRCGVAGVMRAELLQQAEVLGLAVQVRDIALTELLDADEVFLCNSQYGIWPVRELQGRDWSVGPLTRKLQAIIRSLLDS; from the coding sequence ATGCTGAGCTGGGTCGATGGCCGGCCGGCGGCCGAGCTGTCGTTGCTCGATCGTGGCCTGGCCTACGGCGATGGTCTGTTCGAGACCATCGCCGTGCGCAATGGCAAGCCGCGTCTGCTGGTGCGGCATCTGGTGCGCCTGACGGAGGGCGCGCAGCGCCTGCGCCTGGAGCTTGACCTGGCGGTGCTGGAGGCCGAACTGCTGGCCTTCTGCAGTCAGCTGGGCGAAGGTGTGGCCAAGCTGCTGGTGACCCGTGGCGACGGCCTGCGCGGCTATGCCGCGCCCGTGCCGGCGCAGCCCCGGCGCATTCTGCTGGGCAGTCCCGTACCGGCTTATCCATCGGCCCATGCCGAGCAGGGCGTGCGCCTGTTTCCCTGTAGCACCCGCCTGGCCGAGCAGCCGCTGCTGGCCGGCCTCAAGCACCTCAATCGCCTGGAGCAGGTGCTGGCGCGTAGCGAATGGGCGGATCCGGCTTTCGCCGAAGGCCTGCTCTGCGACAACTCGGGAAGGGTGATCGAGGGCGTGTTCAGCAACCTGTTCCTGGTCAAGGATGGCGTGTTGCTGACCGCCGCGCTGACGCGCTGCGGGGTGGCCGGGGTGATGCGCGCCGAGCTGCTGCAGCAGGCCGAGGTGCTGGGGCTGGCGGTGCAGGTGCGCGATATCGCCCTGACAGAATTGCTGGATGCCGATGAAGTATTTCTCTGCAACAGCCAGTACGGCATCTGGCCGGTGCGCGAGTTGCAGGGGCGCGACTGGTCGGTCGGCCCGTTGACCCGTAAACTGCAGGCCATTATTCGCAGTCTTCTGGATTCCTGA
- a CDS encoding YceD family protein — translation MSNGPIPPHVDPRKLADRGATLEGAMPLASFERLCDPLADNVGTVQAKLVFERGERRAVSIHSQLQVEVKMICQRCLELVVLPIQSECDYAVVKEGADTQSLPKGYDVLEVGEDPLDLLALVEDELLLALPIVPVHAPEDCQQPPGLDEPESSEDEVTRSNPFSVLAQLKRDPNV, via the coding sequence ATGTCAAATGGACCGATTCCACCTCACGTTGATCCGCGTAAGCTCGCCGATCGCGGCGCTACCCTCGAAGGGGCGATGCCGCTGGCCAGTTTCGAGCGTTTGTGCGACCCGCTGGCAGATAATGTCGGCACTGTACAGGCGAAGTTGGTCTTCGAGCGGGGCGAGCGGCGGGCTGTGAGTATTCATAGTCAGCTTCAGGTTGAGGTCAAGATGATTTGCCAGCGTTGTCTGGAACTGGTCGTCCTGCCGATTCAGAGCGAATGCGATTACGCAGTCGTGAAGGAAGGCGCGGATACCCAGTCGCTGCCCAAGGGCTACGACGTGCTGGAAGTGGGGGAGGATCCGTTGGATCTGCTGGCGTTGGTCGAAGATGAGCTGTTGCTCGCTCTGCCCATCGTTCCGGTTCATGCCCCTGAGGATTGCCAGCAGCCGCCCGGTCTCGATGAGCCCGAGTCGAGCGAGGACGAGGTGACGCGGTCCAACCCGTTCAGTGTATTGGCGCAGTTAAAGCGTGACCCAAACGTTTAG
- the acpP gene encoding acyl carrier protein produces MSTIEERVKKIVAEQLGVKEDEVTNSASFVEDLGADSLDTVELVMALEEEFETEIPDEQAEKITTVQEAIDYINAHG; encoded by the coding sequence ATGAGCACCATCGAAGAACGCGTCAAGAAAATCGTCGCCGAGCAACTGGGCGTCAAAGAAGATGAAGTCACCAACAGCGCTTCCTTCGTTGAAGACCTGGGCGCCGACTCCCTTGACACCGTTGAGCTGGTGATGGCTCTGGAAGAGGAATTCGAGACCGAGATTCCGGACGAGCAAGCTGAGAAGATCACCACCGTTCAGGAAGCCATCGACTACATCAACGCCCACGGCTGA
- the fabG gene encoding 3-oxoacyl-ACP reductase FabG, with protein sequence MSLQGKVALVTGASRGIGQAIAFELGRQGAVVIGTATSAAGAERIGEALKANGIQGAGMLLDVGNDESVAAVLEQIQKDFGAVAILVNNAGITRDNLMLRMKDEEWFDVINTNLNSLFRLSKAVLRGMTKARWGRIISIGSVVGAMGNAGQVNYAAAKAGLEGFSRALAREVGSRAITVNSVAPGFIDTDMTRELPEAQREALLTQIPLGRLGQAEEIAKVVGFLASDGAAYVTGATVPVNGGMYMS encoded by the coding sequence ATGAGTCTGCAAGGCAAGGTTGCATTGGTAACGGGCGCGAGCCGTGGCATCGGCCAGGCCATCGCGTTCGAGCTGGGGCGTCAGGGCGCGGTGGTGATCGGTACGGCAACGTCCGCGGCCGGTGCCGAGCGCATCGGCGAGGCGCTGAAGGCCAATGGTATTCAGGGTGCGGGCATGCTGCTGGATGTCGGCAATGACGAGTCGGTTGCCGCGGTGCTCGAGCAGATCCAGAAGGATTTCGGTGCGGTGGCGATCCTGGTCAACAACGCCGGCATCACCCGTGACAACCTGATGCTGCGGATGAAGGACGAGGAGTGGTTCGATGTCATCAATACCAACCTCAACAGCCTGTTCCGTCTGTCCAAGGCCGTGCTGCGTGGCATGACCAAGGCGCGCTGGGGTCGCATCATCAGCATTGGTTCGGTGGTCGGTGCCATGGGCAACGCCGGGCAGGTCAACTACGCGGCCGCCAAGGCTGGCCTGGAGGGCTTCAGCCGCGCGCTGGCTCGTGAGGTCGGTTCCCGTGCCATTACCGTCAACTCGGTGGCACCCGGCTTCATCGACACCGATATGACCCGCGAGCTGCCGGAAGCCCAGCGCGAAGCGCTGCTGACCCAGATTCCCCTGGGCCGCCTGGGCCAGGCCGAAGAGATTGCCAAGGTGGTGGGCTTCCTCGCCTCCGACGGCGCAGCCTACGTTACTGGTGCCACCGTGCCGGTGAATGGCGGCATGTACATGAGTTGA
- the fabF gene encoding beta-ketoacyl-ACP synthase II has product MSRRRVVVTGMGMLSPLGVDVASSWQGILAGRSGIGLIESVDLSAFSTRIGGSVKGFDVEQYLSVKEARKLDLFIQYGLAASFQAMSDAGLEITDANRERIGVAMGSGIGGLSNIEATCKILFEQGPRRISPFFVPGSIINMISGFLSIHLGLQGPNYAIATACTTGTHCIGMAARNIAYGEADVMIAGGAEMAACALGMGAFGAARAMSTRNDDPTKASRPWDKGRDGFVLSDGAGALVLEELEHAKARGATIYAELVGFGMSGDAYHMTSPPEDGNGAARCMSNALRDAGMNPDQVQYINAHGTSTVAGDKAEASAVKRVFGEQAYKLSVSSTKSMTGHLLGAAGAVEAIFSVLALRDQVAPPTINLDEPDEGCDLDFVAHQAKPLAIDAVLSNSFGFGGTNGSLVFRRFAG; this is encoded by the coding sequence GTGTCGCGTAGACGCGTCGTGGTTACCGGTATGGGCATGCTGTCGCCTTTGGGCGTCGATGTGGCGAGCAGCTGGCAGGGCATCCTGGCGGGTCGCAGTGGCATAGGCCTGATCGAGAGCGTCGACCTGTCGGCCTTCTCCACCCGCATCGGCGGTTCGGTGAAAGGCTTCGACGTCGAGCAATACCTCTCGGTCAAGGAAGCGCGCAAGCTTGACCTGTTCATCCAGTACGGCCTGGCTGCCAGTTTCCAGGCGATGAGTGATGCCGGTCTGGAAATCACCGATGCCAATCGCGAGCGCATTGGTGTGGCCATGGGCTCCGGTATCGGTGGCCTGAGCAACATCGAGGCTACCTGCAAGATACTGTTCGAGCAGGGGCCGCGGCGTATCTCGCCGTTCTTCGTGCCGGGCTCGATCATCAACATGATTTCCGGCTTCCTGTCGATCCATCTGGGTCTGCAGGGGCCTAACTACGCTATTGCCACCGCCTGCACCACGGGTACCCACTGCATCGGCATGGCCGCGCGTAACATCGCTTACGGCGAGGCCGATGTGATGATCGCCGGTGGCGCCGAGATGGCTGCCTGTGCTCTGGGTATGGGCGCTTTCGGTGCGGCGCGGGCGATGTCCACTCGTAACGACGATCCGACCAAGGCCAGTCGCCCCTGGGACAAGGGCCGCGACGGCTTCGTGCTGTCCGACGGCGCCGGCGCTCTGGTGCTTGAGGAGCTGGAGCATGCCAAGGCTCGTGGCGCGACTATCTATGCCGAGCTGGTTGGTTTCGGCATGAGTGGCGATGCCTACCATATGACCTCGCCACCGGAAGATGGCAACGGTGCCGCGCGTTGCATGAGCAATGCTCTGCGCGACGCCGGTATGAATCCGGATCAGGTGCAGTACATCAATGCTCACGGCACCTCTACTGTGGCTGGCGACAAAGCCGAGGCCAGTGCGGTGAAGCGGGTATTCGGCGAACAGGCCTACAAGCTGTCGGTCAGCTCGACCAAGTCGATGACCGGCCACCTGCTCGGCGCCGCCGGCGCAGTGGAGGCGATCTTCAGCGTGCTGGCCCTGCGCGACCAGGTGGCACCGCCGACCATCAACCTGGACGAGCCGGATGAGGGCTGCGACCTCGACTTCGTCGCGCACCAGGCCAAGCCCCTGGCGATCGACGCCGTGCTGTCCAACTCCTTCGGCTTTGGCGGCACCAACGGCTCGCTGGTGTTCCGCCGGTTCGCCGGCTGA